TTTTTCCAATATTTTTTTTACAATTGGCGCATAGGTCCTCGTCGGCGACAACACTAATTTGCCTGCATCAAGTGGCGCGCCATTAACGGCATCGGTGAGTTGTACAGATCCTGAATACACCAAATCTTCTGGAACTTCTGCATCATAACTTTCAGGATATTTTTCTGCCAAGTATTTAGAAAATACATCATGACGTGCGGAGGTTAATCCGTTACTACCCATTCCTCCGTTATATTCTTTTTCGTAGGTAGCTTGACCGAATGAGGCCAAACCTACAATAACATCACCCGCTTTAATATTTGCGTTATCGATAACATCTGAACGTTTTAAACGAGCCGTTACCGTAGAATCTACAATAATGGTCCGCACCAAATCTCCCACATCGGCAGTTTCACCACCTGTAGCATAAATGCGTATTCCGTGTTGTTTAAGGTCCTTGATTAATTCTTCGGTACCATTGATGATAGCAGAAAGTACTTCGGCAGGAATTTTATTTTTATTCCGGCCAATTGTAGAGGAAAGCATGATATGATCGGTAGCACCTACGCAAATTAAATCATCAATATTCATAATTAAGGCATCTTGCGCAATACCTTTCCACACACTTAAATCGCCCGTTTCTTTCCAATACATATAGGCAAGCGACGATTTTGTCCCTGCTCCATCGGCATGCATCACCAAACAATAATCCTCATCATTCGTTAAATAATCAGGAACTATTTTACAGAAGGCTTGTGGAAATAGCCCCTTATCTATATTTTTTATAGCCTTATGAACGTCTTCCTTCGAAGCAGAAACGCCACGCTGATTGTATCTTTCACTGTTTGATGAACTCATGATTTACATATTTTGCACAAAAATAACAGAAACATTAAAGAAGCATTGCTTATTCTGTGCTTTTTTACGATTTCAATAGAGTAAATTCTTTTATTGGTTTACACCCTAGGTTTATAAATTTTAAAAGCCTGATCTTTTTAAAAATCAAGATATCAAAGAACGGTATGTTCGTTTACACCATCCTTCTCCATAGGTCAGCAACTTTTCTACTTTTGAAAAAGTAATTCTCGATATTTTGTTAATGGCCAAAGGTCATTATCCATGATACGTTCTAATTTGTCACTATGCGTTCTAATTTGATCAAAATATGGCTTTACATTATCACAATAGGCAAAAGCCTTCTTATTCATATCTTTAAGCTGATTAGCACTTCTGCGCGCATCTGTCATTTTATCTGTTACCTTTTTTATGGCCTCAATATGCTCTGCAATTTGTTCAATGATCGACAATTGACCTTCTGATAATTTTTTGTGCGCTGCCCCATAGATATCTTTTAAGCCCATCACATTTTTTATGATTTGATTTTGATATTTGATTGCTGCGGGAATAATATAACTATACACCAATTCATTATACACCCTACCCTCTATTTGTACTTGAAAAATATAGGTCTCTAACTCTACTTCTTTACGCGCGGCAATTTCAACCTCGCTTAATACCTTCATACTTTTAAAAAGCTCAATGCTTTCTTTTGAAGTTAAAACCTGAAGCGCTGTAGGTGTATTTTTATTATTGCTTAATTTTCTTCTTGCAGCTTCTTTTTCCCATTCATCGCTATACCCATCACCGTCAAAACGAAT
The sequence above is drawn from the Cellulophaga sp. Hel_I_12 genome and encodes:
- a CDS encoding AIR synthase related protein encodes the protein MSSSNSERYNQRGVSASKEDVHKAIKNIDKGLFPQAFCKIVPDYLTNDEDYCLVMHADGAGTKSSLAYMYWKETGDLSVWKGIAQDALIMNIDDLICVGATDHIMLSSTIGRNKNKIPAEVLSAIINGTEELIKDLKQHGIRIYATGGETADVGDLVRTIIVDSTVTARLKRSDVIDNANIKAGDVIVGLASFGQATYEKEYNGGMGSNGLTSARHDVFSKYLAEKYPESYDAEVPEDLVYSGSVQLTDAVNGAPLDAGKLVLSPTRTYAPIVKKILEKYASKDIHGMVHCSGGAQTKILHFIDKLHIIKDNLFEVPPLFNLIQEQSGTDWREMYQVFNCGHRLEFYVNEAIAKDLIAIAASFGVEGQIIGRVEESTSKKLTIKSGKGVFQY